The window ACTGTCCTGGATTTCTGTATATTCCTCATTGTGTGTAGACAGCTTAAGCAAAAGTTACCAATCTTAACTCTCCTGGGTCCTGACCAATGTTGCCTCTTTAAATGATTAACCCACTGAGGGCTTGTCTGTGGGGTTTAACGCTCTGTTACCCCCAGCAGACTTGCAGTTATTTTGGAAACTCTCTTCTCACCTCGGTCTTCTCATCAGTTATGTGTTGACTTTCCTTTCTCAAACACTTGTGACGGGTGGCTTATTTATCCCTGGACCTGGACATTCCTTCCCTGTGTGAAGACAAGAAGCTTTGTTTGAGTAAATTGGGTTTGCTTGAAAAGACGGAGGATGAGAAGGAAACAAAAGCCCTGCATGTTTAAACTCGGTGAGGATTGTAGATTGACCTCAGTGTTTGTGAGAGGAGCTTGTGGCTACCGCATCTTGGACCTAAAGAACATGAAAGACTGACCAGTCTGGATTAAATATGGATTAAAATGTTGACATCTGGAGCAGTACCTTGTATTGGGAAGAATGTAAAGAAGGGTTCAGACAGTGAAGCTTAAGTTATCAGTATGGATATCttcagaaataataaaaatccatGGATGCTTTATGAGACAGAGGTTCCCCACAGCAGGTTTTGGTGAGTTTTCTTCAGCTCTTGTTCTTATGCATTTGACGTTGATAAATATATACCTGataaataattaactttttatGACCTGTTAGTGCACACAAAagtcttttttgtttgtctatttCGAACATGTTCATGAAGTTCAAATCTCCTCCTGTCAAATAAAAATCTACACTCCGAGTGAAAAATATGTTGGTTTCAATTTTCATTGTATATCCATCTACATATAGCATTAAAATAAGTTTTGTCAAGTATTCCATGAAGTTGAACATTTGCTTTTCTATGATTCAATGACTCTTTttgatttacatatttacacatacatactcCACTTAAACTCTCCAGACATTAACAGGAATGTCCTCCATCCTCCTCACACAGCTTCAGTGCAGCCTCTTTCAGATAAAATGACCTTTTAAAGTCCTTTTTCAGCAAACTAATGCACTTTTATTACTTAATCATTTTATGGTGCCATTGGTATTGGTTGattgtgagatgtggttgaatgTGTATGAAGTAAAGGGACCACTCATCCGTGTCCCAATGGACCTGGAAAAAAGCTCACAATGCCGGGACTCGTGACTCATTGTTGCCCGTATGTAGTCTCCCTGAGCAACAGGGCCACACAGTAGCTACTGGTGGTGTAAAACTCCTTGATCTTTTAAACTCATCCCCCAAACCTAACTTATTCCCTCATCACTTATTCCCCATTCCCAATATTCAGCAAGTACACACATTAAGACATACAGTTTAGTTTACCTGCACTCCTACTgcttattgttatttatttgtttcagatGAATATGCATTATGTAAGTCTTCATAATGTgattttaaacttttgtttgGATCAGCAGTGTGTTTTCCCAAAGCTGCCACTTGGGAGTGCTGCATTCATTCTACAGTGAACCCTTCACCAGATGCCAAAGACAGGATGGGGCagttaaaactttaaaaactaaaacagaaatgatggaTAGACACTAAATTATCCATGTGTCCATGCTTGATCGTTGGCTGCAGGCCTCATGAGGTTTGTGTCCAGGGGCTGTTGTCACAaactacaaacaaaaaagaataatGTAATAAGAATAATGGATGTTAGTCCTAATTTTATTACTAACATTTAAGTAAAAGCACCAGCTTCTGCATCTGTGAGAGGTCCGGCTGAATCCGGTTTACTCAAAAGTCAGTAAAggggaaacacaaacagtcctAAAAGTGGCTACTGATGGTAATCTGCCTAATAATGAAATTGATGTTTTTGAAACTCATGGACAACCATCTCACCTGCTGACAGAAACAATCTAAAAACAGCACACACGACTTGACCTCTGGGAAAATGCAGCTATAAAGTCTTTAATTGATGTTCACTTAGTGAGTTGAAAACCCTCCaatttttgcaaaaatgttgctttaacTCTGTGCAGTGATCCAGCTTGTGGAGTGAGTCCTGCGGAGAAACTGAGCCCGGAGcacctgcagctgctgagaaATGCATTTACCTGTCCAAAAGCTGGACTACAGACACGGAAGAGTGGAAGGaacagaggaggaagtgaagaACATGGAATGAGGTTCAAAGAGTTTCAGGAAGTTCTACAGTCTGTGATTGGTCCAGATGTTGAGGATGCTTGGGTTGAGAGATTCTTCAGTGAGGTAAAGACAAATTAAGAGGTGTCTTTGTGACACTGATGATAAAAAAAGCACTCAGCACATCCCATCAGCATAAAGACAGCTTCCAGATGATGATGTAAGGCCACTGTGACTCTCTTAACTTGTCCATATTCAGGTAGATATCTGCTGTACAGGACAGATGAAGTGGCAGCAGCTGTGTTCCTACCTGCTTCTTGagtacacagagagagagcgtgCCTCCATCCCCAGAGCTGCTCTCCTGGACTCCCAGCCACAGATCAGGCACTGCTCTCACAACAAGGTAGGATTCCATCAGTCTAACTCTGGTCAATTGAGCAAGAATGGTGCATCTTTTCAGGATGTCTAAACAATTACACTGAAAGGCCTGATGGGCGCGCCTAAATTAAAGGTAaatttttaaactactttaGACCCCATAGCTTTAGGCACTTTCTGACAAACAGTTCTGGGGACTCCCTGAGAGGAACTACCCACTGGGGAGCTCCCCCAAGAACTACATACCTTAAAGggcttttttctgtttgcattcGCACCACCAATAGGAACACTGAAGTGATGCAAGCCAGCAGTTGGTATACCATCATTTCTGTGCAGGATATagcttcaacaacaacaacatcaggaTGGAGGACACCGTGGTCGgagctgtgtgttgttgtgtgtcaTGTTAATGATGGAGTTGGAAAGGAGATGTATTTTGTTCCATTGTTTAAGGCAAAAGGCTTACTTTAAATGCTATTGTGTTCATgggtttttaaaaatggtggTTGCCAGTGCTGCATCAGTGCTGCATTTGCTgatgtgtttgaccaatcaatATACACATACATCACTCAAGATTCCTCTTGTGCTGAGAGAGTATCTACCCTGAAGTAGGAGCTAAAAAAGTCCCTTAAAACGGAATTCTAAGAACTACGATTGTTCCCAATTCCTACGGTGTGGACACAATAAAAAGTGGTAGTTCCTGCAACAGTTCTTAGAAATGTAAAAGTAATGTGAAAAAGTTCCTCCAGCCCGAAAACACCTTATGAGTAGAGACAGAAGTTCTATCCACTTACTTGTCCAGGGATAGCAGAGGGAAAGCTAGTAGCTTAATCTGATATGAAGCGTGAGATTAGCTAATGTTTTGGTACATGGTTCTTGACAAACAAATGTAAGAAAACGAAACAAAACCATTACCTAACCCCAACCATCTCTAACATTAAAGCTGAATCACTGTTAAataacactgaatcaaatgactAACACCACATTTAATGTTAAAGGGATCACTCTCAACTTGTCACCCATCAGCTCTAGAGAGTTTTGAAGGATATTTTAgctaattcttttttttttttatgcccaCAAGTTTATTTAGCCCTCCACTCAAAaagttttttcttgttgttcctTCAGTTAGATGTTTGATCTTCACGGTGCAGAATGATACATGTGCAGAGTTTTGGAACATGACTACAATATAAGAAAAATGTGCTCTGTGTTGATGACATGCTAGTTATGTTAGCCAGCTGTGTCTGTTAGCACGTTAAAAAGTTCATCTGCCCCTCAGTGACCAAAAATGAGAATTGCGCTGTCTATTCATTGTTCCTAGGTTAGATATCTGATCTGGGGACAATACTGAAGTGAATATTCCATGGGGGATAGTAGTGGTCGAGATTTTGGAAGGGGAACTGCTGTCTGTCCATCTCTTTTTTAGCTCTATAGCCCATTGAAGTTGGTCAAATTCTTCACATAGGCTTTAACAAATGAATGGTATATAATTATAAAACTTATAAGACATATACAGTTGTCCTCACAAATGATACTGAATAATTGTGTTGATGCTATAATAAAGGATGAagcattttcagttttcagcacTCAGTTCAATTTCTTTTCTATACTCTCCTCATGTTATTTTTCTAAAAGTACTACTTTTACTCCTCCAACAACCTTTCATATTAATTATTTTCGTGCTCATTGCTCTGCAGCGGGAGCCAACAGTGCGTGTGGTTGCTGTTTCCCATCCTCCTCCACTCCGCTATATTAGTGTCAGTAAGGGCGGTCAGATCACTGTCTGGAACAGCAGCCTACACATCCTCAAAACTGTAGGGGTGAGTGACATCATGATATTTAATACACATGGTACTGTTCAagtataatacacacacactcacactttttCCATTAATAATCAGCTTGCCGGAGACCCAACAGAGGAAGTGGCCAACACGAGGCGGTTCAGAGGCTGGACCACTGATGCTGTCTATATGGGCAACGTTGACAAGGTTGCCATATCAACTGACTGCAGGGACCTGCACTTTGTAAATGTCTCCACAGGAAATGTATTTGAGGATGTCCACCTGTTTGGTAGGTTGGGTTTCTTATGTGTATTTAATGAAAATAGATCTATAatgatcacatttttttaacattcactcTGCCTATTTTCTCATCATTCCTCCAAGGGTTTCAAAGCGTGCCGACTGCACTTTGTTACTGGCATGATGTTCAGGTATTCCTCTTTCTCTATTgggatgttgttgttttaactgGATGAATTCACCCAGAAAGCAGTAAATTAATCGCTTTAATCTATGTGGCTGTCCTCCAAGTGTCCAGAGCGACCACCTTTACTGTTACTGGGGGATGACAAAGGAGGAATCCACCTGATGTGGTTCCTGAAACCATCTAAAGGGCTTTTTAAGAATCCCACCAAGAAAGAGAACGGCCCACAGAGGATCTTCTTCCAGGCAAGCTTGACGTTTTCTATTTAATTACTGAGCTCAATGTCTGGCTACTCTCCAATTTCACAAGAACACTTTAATTTATTGTTATCCGTCTTGACATCAGGACCTTGGTGAACACAGCAACATGGTTTCCTTCCGTTACATCCCCAACATCCACCAGGAACCAGTCAACAGACTGATGTTTGAGCCCAGTACCAATGTCATCATGTCATCGTCAGAGAGTGACAACACCTCTGTGGTCTTTATGAGTGTGTCACTGAAGCAGGAGCCTTACATTTGGAAATTTAAGCAGGTAACTGATATCACAGTATGGTTTTGCCTGATCAGATGTTGGATTGTATTATGTACTGCCATTAGTAAATATCACTGTGTATCATAGCTTTGAATAACACAAGTCTTGTATGATAATGGGTGAAATTCAATTAATGAATCACAGTTTATTTgataaaacagatttaaaatggTTGAATAGTTGTTAAAACTCAAACTTTCAGAGATACAAACAACCACCATatccatctgtgttttttttccctctgtggCCTCAAAATTACAactcaaacaataaacaatatatattttcatgtatCAAAAGTATATTTGCAGATGTTTGTCCCTATAAAAACAGTAGAATGGGatgtacatattttaaaagaccataaattgttaaataaaatcaaataaaacagtaGTAGGAGAAGAAGAATTGAAAAAGAGCAAGAGGTACTTATCCACTTCTGGGTAAAATTGAGGTCAGATGCACCTAGTGCTCTGTCACAGCGCTCTGGTCTGGGTGACCCTGTCCCAGCTGTGGGGGTCAAGGTTTTAAAATCAACTTTCAATCCGTTCAAATCTGTGTAGTTGTAGAGAGATGGTTTACACGGCATGTCCTCCCTTTCCTTATTATATAACCTTTTGATTGAATTATTCCTACCCAAACACAAGCTTTATCCACAAGAACGAATATCAGATGTGATGTTAGTTACTTATTTTCAAAGTTCACACTCCATGCAGTGAAGACAGTGTCATGACTGCTGTTGTACAAAATGTTATTAAACTGGGTGGCGATGCTTCCTGTTATTCACTATGGTGTTTTTGAACAAGCGCAGTCATTTTATACACCAATTAAATGTCTGAGAATCTTACAATAAAACTGCCCTTAAAAAGTCCCCAGTGTTAAACTAATGAGACCAGCTACTGTAACTTGATTTGTAGCATTTGAAGTGGTCAATTGAAACAGTACATATCTGTCTACACTGGAGCATGTTCTCTTTAGTTCTGTGTGCCATCTTGGTCTTTTTGCCTCCTTTTTAGGGAGCCAAATGTTTTGACTACAACGCAGCTCTGCAGTTGATGGTCACAGGAGGTTATGACAGAGTTGTCAGACTGTGGACTCGATTTGTGACCGCACGTCCCGTCGCTACACTGCTGGGTCACCGCACTGCTGTATTGGATGTTGCTGTTTACCAAGCTGTTGGACAGATCTTCAGCTACTCCAGAGATGCTGTGAGTcatgaaagatgaaagaaactGCCCTGATAATTTGTCTGTTTAGAGCTTTATTTATCCTCCTTATTGTTTATCATTTAAGATCATACTGTGGGATTTTTGTGAGTCATGACAAATCACTTCTAATAGATTGATGTTTGTTCCTCTGTCAGGAGCTGAGGGTTTGGGACATTTCCACCCATCACTGTCTGAAAACTGTCAACCTGCAGTTCCCCTGCCTGCAGCTAGGCCGAATCCCAGAGCATGGCAACTTCCCTTTCCTGCTGCTTGGCCCTCCTCTTCCTGAACAGACTCAGCCTCATTTAGTGGTGGGCTGCAAAGATTACCTCGCATGGCTCGATCTggctgaaagagagaggggagggggaggatggTTGACAGATGAAAGAAGGGAGCTTGGGCCAAAGATCCTAAGTTTTCCAGCACTCTCCTGTGCACTGTACAATCCCACCCTGAGACAGGTTGTGACTGGACATGCAGTCTCATTGGTGTCTCTGTGGGATGTAGAGACAGGAAAGAGACGGCTTCAAATCTCCAACGCTCATGGAGAAGATGAACTCACCTGCATGGCACTGGACTCCTCCCACAGAAGACTGATCACTGGGGCTTGCAACGGCACTATTAAGGTTTTTTACAAAGTTTTGTCTGCACAAAAACTTTCACTTTAGACATATTTAGCGGCATACATCTTTATTTCACTATCAGGAGAAAGTTTAATAAGAGTTTGGTAATGAGAAGACCCTCTTATTGACCTCTCCTGAGCAGGTGTGGAGCTTACTTAATGGCCTTAACCTGCACAAACTGGAGCCTGTCACCAACTCTGAAGTCACTGCGGTGACttgtctccatgacaaccagctgctggctgtgggGTGGAGCCAGAAGATCGCTCAGTATGACATTAC is drawn from Thunnus thynnus chromosome 20, fThuThy2.1, whole genome shotgun sequence and contains these coding sequences:
- the LOC137172194 gene encoding LOW QUALITY PROTEIN: cilia- and flagella-associated protein 337-like (The sequence of the model RefSeq protein was modified relative to this genomic sequence to represent the inferred CDS: inserted 2 bases in 1 codon) codes for the protein MDIFRNNKNPWMLYETEVPHSRFCDPACGVSPAEKLSPEHLQLLRNAFTCPKAGLQTRKSGRNRGGSEEHGMRFKEFQEVLQSVIGPDVEDAWVERFFSEVDICCTGQMKWQQLCSYLLLEYTERERASIPRAALLDSQPQIRHCSHNKREPTVRVVAVSHPPPLRYISVSKGGQITVWNSSLHILKTVGLAGDPTEEVANTRRFRGWTTDAVYMGNVDKVAISTDCRDLHFVNVSTGNVFEDVHLFGFQSVPTALCYWHDVQCPERPPLLLLGDDKGGIHLMWFLKPSKGLFKNPTKKENGPQRIFFQDLGEHSNMVSFRYIPNIHQEPVNRLMFEPSTNVIMSSSESDNTSVVFMSVSLKQEPYIWKFKQGAKCFDYNAALQLMVTGGYDRVVRLWTRFVTARPVATLLGHRTAVLDVAVYQAVGQIFSYSRDAELRVWDISTHHCLKTVNLQFPCLQLGRIPEHGNFPFLLLGPPLPEQTQPHLVVGCKDYLAWLDLAERERGGGGWLTDERRELGPKILSFPALSCALYNPTLRQVVTGHAVSLVSLWDVETGKRRLQISNAHGEDELTCMALDSSHRRLITGACNGTIKVWSLLNGLNLHKLEPVTNSEVTAVTCLHDNQLLAVGWSQKIAQYDITGAKDLYVRADXSWKSNGVHKSDILAVAQCSSLGVVATASHDGEVIIWRLETQGPLLHLQRETEAGVALPVDSLLFLQHRAGNRKFRNRGVLVSSQAGCLCFWSITGQTNRYGQFYAPEQPGERVLSLSSNQPKNTILVSGDTTGRLQIWDISHYALDIQHEAVCGHPPLLQCWKAHKRALVSVEVLEVADRLFILTASADGAAGLWTNDGDHVGSFGQAMMWNISDPATYQR